A single genomic interval of Macadamia integrifolia cultivar HAES 741 chromosome 6, SCU_Mint_v3, whole genome shotgun sequence harbors:
- the LOC122080770 gene encoding protein SIEVE ELEMENT OCCLUSION A-like, with product MAEAYKLSRKQSKALGKVISSVAENSGKSLSSEDLGIIKHIISPEDFEILRRNLGVTRIFYNGDDKNLPFSLLQSFSDIPGIIDVEEGGRLSREFNYDDLMGLIENIFHHALFNDKPASQQNLHEKINEGLRSTEGLQIDSSIQRTVHELYWKMISRCACGVDDAHEVTVALLDSLHDYSWAAQIVLLVAAFAISFGEFWQTVEPPLTTEEDHLSRSICILKRPHCLIQATDSVKSGLESIRTLVERIWELTKWLVEFEKEFATSWYATYKKSNAAIEYPEVLVIGYQVVYSVVTCLFHDIALVRMNKEYTTLATEFHQMRKSSETLAFLQSYVYARRRMYAIGLHAQYMIDTGPSYLNILKFMSGLISQTGELVLSRATKGKETFFTKTKKLQVTLEKLTGKCIALFISDFKVQKEEFPSLIKTYKAASNNPNTCFEVVWVPMVDQSTTWTEDNKRTVSNMGTSMPWYWVSDPSTIKISFLQHVKEEWHFQGKPILVILDMGAGQIKHTNALPMMEFWGPSAYPFSIKDEERLQEGLSRAIDLMFSTNEPNMDKWVEEGKIICFYGSHNEEWIRRFLQKLENITTQTNFKMEITYVGTNKKEEELSRILAIIKDMNKSRVWPEERILSFWHTWKKIRRPKKIYFSMWKEIINILSYDEYEDGWALIFQDSKQDVVKSSGTKLIECLDSFVTRGSRIEEPKNFLKELNEELRVKYAAEHCCNGMKVPTSDGSVQVHCMECGRFMD from the exons ATGGCCGAAGCATACAAACTCTCGCGTAAGCAATCCAAAGCTTTAGGGAAAGTAATTTCTTCCGTCGCAGAAAATAGTGGAAAATCTTTGTCATCTGAGGATCTAGGGATCATAAAGCATATCATCTCCCCTGAGGATTTCGAAATCCTAAGACGAAATTTGGGTGTGACGAGGATATTTTATAATGGCGATGACAAGAATTTACCATTTTCATTGTTGCAGTCTTTTTCGGACATCCCCGGCATAATCGATGTTGAGGAAGGAGGTCGATTGTCTCGAGAGTTTAACTATGATGACTTGATGGGATTGATAGAGAATATCTTCCACCATGCACTCTTCAACGACAAACCG GCTTCCCAACAAAATTTGCATGAGAAAATTAATGAGGGCCTAAGATCCACTGAAGGACTTCAAATTGATAGTAGCATCCAACGGACTGTACATGAGCTTTATTGGAAG ATGATATCAAGATGTGCATGTGGTGTGGATGATGCACATGAAGTGACAGTAGCCTTGCTTGATTCACTACATGATTACTCTTGGGCGGCTCAAATAGTGTTGCTGGTGGCTGCATTTGCAATCAGCTTTGGCGAGTTTTGGCAAACCGTGGAACCACCCTTGACTACAGAAGAAGATCATCTATCACGATCAATATGTATACTTAAGCGACCTCATTGTTTGATCCAAGCAACTGATTCCGTGAAGTCTGGCCTTGAATCTATAAGGACTTTGGTGGAAAGAATTTGGGAGTTGACCAAATGGCTtgttgaatttgaaaaggaattCGCTACCAGTTGGTATGCTACATATAAAAAGAGTAATGCTGCTATTGAATATCCAGAAGTACTTGTTATTGGGTACCAGGTTGTGTATAGTGTTGTCACCTGCCTCTTTCATGACATTGCATTGGTGAGAATGAACAAAGA GTACACAACTTTAGCCACTGAGTTCCACCAAATGAGAAAGTCTTCAGAGACACTAGCTTTTCTTCAATCTTATGTCTatgcaagaagaagaatgtaCGCCATTGGTCTCCATGCTCAATACA TGATCGATACTGGACCTAGTTATCTAAACATTCTAAAGTTCATGTCTGGGTTGATCTCTCAAACAGGAGAATTGGTTCTAAGTCGGGCTACCAAAGGAAAG GAAACATTctttaccaaaacaaaaaagttaCAGGTAACATTGGAAAAGCTCACAGGCAAGTGCATTGCCTTGTTCATCTCAGATTTCAAAGTCCAAAAGGAAGAATTTCCATCACTCATAAAAACTTACAAAGCTGCTTCGAACAACCCAAACACATGTTTTGAAGTTGTTTGGGTGCCGATGGTGGATCAATCTACTACTTGGACTGAAGACAACAAAAGAACAGTTTCTAACATGGGCACTTCCATGCCTTGGTATTGGGTATCAGATCCTTCCACCATTAAAATTTCATTCCTGCAACATGTGAAAGAAGAATGGCATTTCCAAGGGAAGCCCATATTGGTGATCCTTGACATGGGAGCTGGCCAGATCAAACACACCAATGCTCTTCCCATGATGGAGTTTTGGGGTCCTTCAGCCTACCCTTTCTCaataaaagatgaagaaaggCTCCAAGAAGGACTTAGCCGTGCGATTGACTTAATGTTTTCCACCAACGAGCCAAACATGGACAAATGG GTTGAGGAAGGGAAGATCATATGCTTCTATGGAAGCCATAACGAAGAATGGATAAGAAGATTTCTCCAGAAGCTAGAAAATATTACTACgcaaacaaattttaaaatggaGATTACATATGTTGGCacaaacaagaaggaagaagaattgTCAAGGATCTTGGCCATCATCAAGGACATGAACAAGAGTAGGGTTTGGCCTGAAGAAAGAATCCTATCATTTTGGCACACTTGGAAGAAAATAAGACGCCCCAAgaagatttatttttcaatgtgGAAAGAGATCATTAACATATTAAGTTATGATGAGTATGAGGATGGGTGGGCTCTAATTTTCCAAGACTCCAAACAAGATGTTGTCAAATCCAGTGGGACCAAATTGATCGAATGTTTGGATAGCTTTGTGACACGTGgatcaagaattgaagaacctAAGAATTTTCTAAAAGAGCTAAATGAAGAACTACGGGTGAAGTATGCTGCAGAACATTGCTGCAATGGCATGAAGGTCCCAACTAGTGATGGTTCTGTACAGGTTCATTGTATGGAATGTGGTCGCTTTATGGATTGA
- the LOC122080771 gene encoding putative UPF0481 protein At3g02645 isoform X1: MPSTTDTLEQQNEGGQCISLRIGDPESTLVASIQEILNVVPRLSSNICIYRVPEKLRKINEEAYTPQLVSIGPFHHGKENLRAMETHKWQYLHSFIYRKPDIALPEYVKTMKQIEERTRQCYSESVSINSDEFVTMMLVDGCFILEFLLRNLPLELSHREDPLSSTDWLSSAIKCDFILLENQLPFFVLERLYKLNQGDGLHSLIKIIRFSFSRMVPEEEQVLRQNSKCSKVKQMLASVCNCCSSSSSCAMLRENGETDSVSTVEMPDLVFRTFQVKHLLDFLRDCYIPSLPKMSLGNEKELEFPNNVTTLHEAGVKFEVVTGKCLLDISFKEGVLAIPCINIQDWTESLLRNMICFEQLHCVAPRYITDYASLLDSFIDSSKDVILLREHGIIKSLLGDHEQVSLLFNKLVKEGYLAFMEGKFETYLFQHAMDSNFSSCSSCTACSYIVTDHIHYQIFSLKYFCCSNQLLEYSTLGVLFWYWNNSIYGKWSVT, from the exons ATGCCTAGTACTACAGATACTTTGGAGCAACAAAATGAAGGTGGCCAGTGCATTTCCCTTCGGATTGGAGATCCAGAAAGTACATTGGTGGCATCTATCCAAGAAATATTAAATGTTGTCCCACGCTTGTCCTCCAATATCTGTATTTATCGTGTTCCTGAGAAACTCCggaaaataaatgaagaggCATACACACCTCAGTTGGTCTCCATTGGCCCTTTTCACCATGGCAAGGAAAACCTAAGAGCGATGGAAACACATAAATGGCAGTATCTGCATTCATTTATATATCGAAAACCTGACATAGCCTTGCCAGAATATGTCAAAACTATGAAGCAGATAGAAGAAAGAACACGCCAATGTTATTCAGAAAGCGTCAGTATCAATAGTGACGAATTTGTAACAATGATGCTAGTTGATGGATGTTTCATCCTCGAATTTCTCCTCAGAAATTTGCCACTTGAGCTGAGTCATAGAGAAGATCCTTTATCTAGTACTGATTGGTTGTCTAGTGCCATAAAATGTGACTTTATATTACTTGAAAATCAGTTGCCCTTCTTTGTTCTTGAGCGTTTATACAAATTAAACCAAGGAGATGGATTACATTCCCTCATTAAAATTATTCGCTTTTCCTTTTCTCGTATGGTGCCAGAAGAGGAACAAGTTTTGAGACAGAATTCGAAATGCTCCAAAGTAAAGCAGATGCTTGCTTCTGTGTGTAATTGCTGCTCCTCTTCATCCTCATGTGCAATGCTGAGAGAGAATGGAGAGACAGATTCAGTCTCGACTGTCGAAATGCCTGACCTAGTCTTCAGAACCTTCCAAGTAAAACATTTGCTTGACTTTTTAAGGGACTGCTACATCCCTTCATTACCTAAGATGTCTTTGGGAAATGAGAAGGAGCTTGAATTTCCCAATAATGTGACAACACTTCATGAAGCAGGAGTCAAATTTGAGGTGGTCACAGGCAAATGCTTATTGGACATAAGTTTCAAAGAAGGAGTTTTGGCCATCCCATGTATAAATATCCAAGATTGGACAGAGTCTCTTCTGCGGAATATGATTTGCTTTGAACAATTACATTGTGTTGCCCCTAGATACATCACAGATTATGCAAGCCTCTTGGATAGCTTCATTGACTCTTCCAAGGATGTCATACTGCTACGTGAGCATGGtattatcaaaagcttgttagGAGACCATGAGCAGGTGTCTCTACTATTCAACAAACTTGTCAAAGAG GGTTATTTGGCATTCATGGAAGGCAAATTTGAGACATACTTATTTCAACACGCCATGGACAGTAATTTCAGTTCTTGCAGCAGCTGTACTGCTTGTTCTTACATTGTTACAGACCATATACACTATCAAATCTTCTCATTGAAATATTTCTGTTGCTCTAATCAATTACTTGAGTATTCAACATTGGGGGTTTTGTTTTGGTACTGGAATAATTCGATTTATGGGAAGTGGTCGGTAACGTGA
- the LOC122080771 gene encoding UPF0481 protein At3g47200-like isoform X2 encodes MPSTTDTLEQQNEGGQCISLRIGDPESTLVASIQEILNVVPRLSSNICIYRVPEKLRKINEEAYTPQLVSIGPFHHGKENLRAMETHKWQYLHSFIYRKPDIALPEYVKTMKQIEERTRQCYSESVSINSDEFVTMMLVDGCFILEFLLRNLPLELSHREDPLSSTDWLSSAIKCDFILLENQLPFFVLERLYKLNQGDGLHSLIKIIRFSFSRMVPEEEQVLRQNSKCSKVKQMLASVCNCCSSSSSCAMLRENGETDSVSTVEMPDLVFRTFQVKHLLDFLRDCYIPSLPKMSLGNEKELEFPNNVTTLHEAGVKFEVVTGKCLLDISFKEGVLAIPCINIQDWTESLLRNMICFEQLHCVAPRYITDYASLLDSFIDSSKDVILLREHGIIKSLLGDHEQVSLLFNKLVKEVNVDAGDFYFCDICQDLNAYYRVIWHSWKANLRHTYFNTPWTVISVLAAAVLLVLTLLQTIYTIKSSH; translated from the coding sequence ATGCCTAGTACTACAGATACTTTGGAGCAACAAAATGAAGGTGGCCAGTGCATTTCCCTTCGGATTGGAGATCCAGAAAGTACATTGGTGGCATCTATCCAAGAAATATTAAATGTTGTCCCACGCTTGTCCTCCAATATCTGTATTTATCGTGTTCCTGAGAAACTCCggaaaataaatgaagaggCATACACACCTCAGTTGGTCTCCATTGGCCCTTTTCACCATGGCAAGGAAAACCTAAGAGCGATGGAAACACATAAATGGCAGTATCTGCATTCATTTATATATCGAAAACCTGACATAGCCTTGCCAGAATATGTCAAAACTATGAAGCAGATAGAAGAAAGAACACGCCAATGTTATTCAGAAAGCGTCAGTATCAATAGTGACGAATTTGTAACAATGATGCTAGTTGATGGATGTTTCATCCTCGAATTTCTCCTCAGAAATTTGCCACTTGAGCTGAGTCATAGAGAAGATCCTTTATCTAGTACTGATTGGTTGTCTAGTGCCATAAAATGTGACTTTATATTACTTGAAAATCAGTTGCCCTTCTTTGTTCTTGAGCGTTTATACAAATTAAACCAAGGAGATGGATTACATTCCCTCATTAAAATTATTCGCTTTTCCTTTTCTCGTATGGTGCCAGAAGAGGAACAAGTTTTGAGACAGAATTCGAAATGCTCCAAAGTAAAGCAGATGCTTGCTTCTGTGTGTAATTGCTGCTCCTCTTCATCCTCATGTGCAATGCTGAGAGAGAATGGAGAGACAGATTCAGTCTCGACTGTCGAAATGCCTGACCTAGTCTTCAGAACCTTCCAAGTAAAACATTTGCTTGACTTTTTAAGGGACTGCTACATCCCTTCATTACCTAAGATGTCTTTGGGAAATGAGAAGGAGCTTGAATTTCCCAATAATGTGACAACACTTCATGAAGCAGGAGTCAAATTTGAGGTGGTCACAGGCAAATGCTTATTGGACATAAGTTTCAAAGAAGGAGTTTTGGCCATCCCATGTATAAATATCCAAGATTGGACAGAGTCTCTTCTGCGGAATATGATTTGCTTTGAACAATTACATTGTGTTGCCCCTAGATACATCACAGATTATGCAAGCCTCTTGGATAGCTTCATTGACTCTTCCAAGGATGTCATACTGCTACGTGAGCATGGtattatcaaaagcttgttagGAGACCATGAGCAGGTGTCTCTACTATTCAACAAACTTGTCAAAGAGGTAAACGTTGATGCtggtgatttttatttttgtgacaTCTGTCAAGATTTGAATGCGTATTACAGGGTTATTTGGCATTCATGGAAGGCAAATTTGAGACATACTTATTTCAACACGCCATGGACAGTAATTTCAGTTCTTGCAGCAGCTGTACTGCTTGTTCTTACATTGTTACAGACCATATACACTATCAAATCTTCTCATTGA